A single region of the Streptomyces caelestis genome encodes:
- a CDS encoding glycoside hydrolase family 2 TIM barrel-domain containing protein, with protein MPHPLSPPADRPVVSRRRLLEGGAAVLGALALSGPPATAHAAGRRPAADGPPEWNDGLAVYRVGTEPPHTTLMPYANVGQALAGDRERSPYRLSLDGKWKFAYADRPDDRDADFYRTDVDDSGWDTIPVPSAWQLHGYDFPIYVNITYPWWGPNGGGEDAQPPAAPTRYNPVGQYRRTFTVPRNWSGRRTFLHFEGVKSAHYVWINGELVGYHEDSYTSAEYDITHHLKPGTNQIAVEVYRYSDAEWLEDQDMIRLSGIFRSVHLYSTPSVHLRDFKLDTPLGDDYTSAELKVTAHVRDYGGKGAGRYTVETQLYDARGHAVWSRPLIRPVDVPDGDEATAEASRAVPSPKLWSAEHPNLYTAVLRLRDPSGKVVETLSHRVGFREFALKDGLMRINGKPVSFRGTNRHEMHPVTGSALTRAQMIEDIEIIKRLNINSVRTSHYPNNPLWLELADEYGLYLVDETNLETHGIRDEYPGSGHPEWTEACVVRAQNMVHRDKNHASVVIWSLGNEAGGGTTFNAMYDWIRSYDPTRVIQYEGDDRPGISDIRSEMYDSPQRVEQRAKDTGDTRPYVMIEYSHGMGNSNGNFKKYWDIVRRYDVLQGGWIWDFADQALSWPVPTRKLLTESGPGALRGEVIAPAAGFDHDKGVSGGTVFPRDARLDLTGSLTLEAWVTPHVTGGHQPLIAKGDTQYALKQTDKNLEFFIHGGGQWVTASWALPEGWTGKEHHVAGVFDADAGTLTLYVDGQVRGTRTTTRRPGNNTASLALATDVDNPTREFSGTIRRARVYARALSAAELASDRRGPDDEGVRFWFDAATVGFTEQRPRDKTFYAYGGDWGDNPNDGAFAGDGIITADRGLTGKSAEVKQIYQAINAAPASGGGLGAVTLTNEYLFTNLREFDGRWSLVADGKVVQRGRLTRDQLNLAPLTSKDIKVPVRLPAKPEPGTEYFLQLSFTTREPTKWAKAGFEVAKQQLALDADSPAVTPLPLRSVPALRYTDREEDVTVRGKGFSVTVDKSTGTITSYEAGGTRLITSGPVPNFWRAPTDNDRGNGHHTRNQTWRDAGAQRKVADVRVRPLDDRAVEVTCTGTLPTSAESTYSTTYTVFGNGEIKVDNTLHPGAPNLPYIPEVGTLLFLPRRLDRLHYYGRGPEENMWDRNNATDVGLYSGTVLGQWTSYLRPQENGNKTDVRWAALTDGSGRGLLVSGEPLLEVNASHFTPEDLSVGARHDYQLNPRDAVVLRVNHRQTGVGGDNSWGAHPHDEFKLFANRDYAYTYRLRPLTRVSEAMQASRRPTATE; from the coding sequence ATGCCGCACCCGCTCTCGCCCCCCGCCGACCGGCCCGTCGTCAGCCGTCGCCGTCTGCTCGAAGGGGGCGCCGCCGTGCTCGGCGCGCTCGCCCTGTCCGGGCCGCCCGCCACCGCGCACGCGGCGGGCCGGCGCCCGGCGGCGGACGGCCCTCCGGAGTGGAACGACGGCCTGGCCGTGTACCGCGTGGGCACCGAGCCGCCGCACACCACGCTCATGCCGTACGCGAACGTCGGGCAGGCCCTGGCCGGCGACCGCGAGCGCTCGCCGTACCGGCTGAGCCTCGACGGCAAGTGGAAGTTCGCCTACGCCGACCGCCCCGACGACCGGGACGCCGACTTCTACCGCACCGACGTCGACGACTCCGGCTGGGACACCATCCCCGTGCCCTCGGCCTGGCAGCTGCACGGCTACGACTTCCCGATCTACGTCAACATCACCTACCCCTGGTGGGGACCGAACGGCGGCGGCGAGGACGCCCAGCCGCCGGCCGCCCCGACCCGCTACAACCCCGTCGGCCAGTACCGCCGTACGTTCACCGTCCCCCGGAACTGGTCGGGCCGGCGCACCTTCCTGCACTTCGAGGGCGTCAAGTCCGCCCACTACGTGTGGATCAACGGCGAGCTGGTGGGCTACCACGAGGACTCCTACACCTCCGCCGAGTACGACATCACCCACCACCTCAAGCCGGGCACCAACCAGATCGCGGTCGAGGTGTACCGCTACTCCGACGCGGAGTGGCTGGAGGACCAGGACATGATCCGGCTGAGCGGCATCTTCCGCTCGGTCCACCTGTACTCCACGCCCTCCGTCCACCTGCGCGACTTCAAACTGGACACCCCGCTCGGCGACGACTACACCTCCGCCGAACTCAAGGTCACCGCGCACGTCCGCGACTACGGCGGCAAGGGCGCGGGCCGCTACACCGTCGAGACCCAGCTGTACGACGCGCGCGGCCACGCCGTCTGGTCGCGGCCCCTGATCCGGCCCGTCGACGTCCCGGACGGCGACGAGGCCACCGCCGAGGCGTCCAGAGCCGTCCCCTCGCCGAAGCTCTGGTCGGCCGAGCACCCGAACCTCTACACCGCCGTGCTGCGGCTGCGCGACCCGTCCGGCAAGGTGGTCGAGACACTCTCGCACCGGGTGGGCTTCCGCGAGTTCGCGCTCAAGGACGGCCTGATGCGCATCAACGGCAAGCCGGTCTCCTTCCGCGGCACCAACCGGCACGAGATGCACCCCGTCACCGGCTCGGCGCTCACCCGTGCGCAGATGATCGAGGACATCGAGATCATCAAGCGGCTCAACATCAACAGCGTCCGCACCTCGCACTACCCGAACAACCCGCTGTGGCTGGAACTCGCCGACGAGTACGGCCTGTACCTCGTGGACGAGACCAACCTCGAAACCCACGGCATCCGCGACGAGTACCCCGGCAGCGGCCACCCCGAGTGGACCGAGGCGTGCGTGGTCCGCGCCCAGAACATGGTGCACCGCGACAAGAACCACGCCTCGGTGGTCATCTGGTCCCTCGGCAACGAGGCGGGCGGCGGCACGACGTTCAACGCCATGTACGACTGGATCCGCTCCTACGACCCCACCCGCGTCATCCAGTACGAGGGCGACGACCGCCCGGGCATCAGCGACATCCGTTCCGAGATGTACGACAGCCCGCAGCGGGTCGAGCAGCGCGCCAAGGACACCGGTGACACCCGGCCGTACGTGATGATCGAGTACTCGCACGGCATGGGGAACTCCAACGGCAACTTCAAGAAGTACTGGGACATCGTCCGCCGCTACGACGTCCTCCAGGGCGGCTGGATCTGGGACTTCGCCGACCAGGCCCTGAGCTGGCCGGTCCCGACCCGCAAGCTGCTGACCGAGTCCGGCCCGGGCGCACTGCGCGGCGAGGTCATCGCACCCGCCGCCGGCTTCGACCACGACAAGGGCGTCTCCGGCGGCACCGTCTTCCCCCGCGACGCCCGCCTCGACCTCACCGGCTCCCTCACGCTGGAGGCCTGGGTCACCCCGCACGTGACCGGCGGGCACCAGCCCCTCATCGCCAAGGGCGACACCCAGTACGCCCTCAAACAGACCGACAAGAACCTGGAGTTCTTCATCCACGGCGGCGGCCAGTGGGTCACCGCGAGCTGGGCGCTGCCCGAGGGCTGGACCGGCAAGGAGCACCACGTCGCCGGAGTCTTCGACGCGGACGCGGGGACGCTCACCCTGTATGTCGACGGCCAGGTGCGCGGCACCCGGACCACCACGCGGCGCCCCGGCAACAACACCGCGTCCCTCGCGCTCGCCACCGACGTCGACAACCCGACCCGGGAGTTCAGCGGCACCATCCGGCGAGCCCGCGTGTACGCCCGCGCGCTGAGCGCCGCGGAGCTGGCCTCGGACCGCCGCGGCCCGGACGACGAGGGCGTGCGCTTCTGGTTCGACGCCGCCACCGTCGGCTTCACCGAGCAGCGCCCGCGCGACAAGACGTTCTACGCCTACGGCGGCGACTGGGGTGACAACCCCAATGACGGCGCCTTCGCCGGCGACGGCATCATCACCGCCGACCGCGGCCTCACGGGCAAGTCCGCCGAGGTCAAGCAGATCTACCAGGCGATCAACGCGGCCCCGGCCTCCGGAGGCGGCCTCGGTGCCGTCACCCTCACCAACGAGTACCTGTTCACCAACCTCCGCGAGTTCGACGGCCGTTGGTCCCTCGTCGCCGACGGCAAGGTCGTCCAGCGCGGCCGGCTGACCCGCGACCAGCTGAATCTCGCGCCGCTGACCAGCAAGGACATCAAGGTGCCGGTGCGGCTGCCGGCGAAGCCCGAACCGGGCACGGAGTACTTCCTCCAGCTCTCCTTCACCACCAGGGAGCCCACCAAGTGGGCGAAGGCCGGCTTCGAGGTGGCCAAGCAGCAGCTCGCCCTCGACGCGGACAGCCCGGCCGTGACGCCGCTGCCGCTGCGCAGCGTCCCCGCCCTGCGGTACACCGACCGGGAGGAGGACGTCACGGTCCGGGGCAAGGGCTTCTCGGTCACCGTCGACAAGAGCACCGGCACCATCACGTCGTACGAGGCGGGCGGCACCCGGCTCATCACCTCCGGCCCCGTCCCGAACTTCTGGCGGGCGCCCACCGACAACGACCGGGGCAACGGCCACCACACCCGCAACCAGACGTGGCGCGACGCCGGGGCGCAGCGGAAGGTGGCGGACGTACGGGTCCGGCCGCTGGACGACCGGGCCGTCGAGGTCACGTGCACCGGCACGTTGCCCACCAGCGCGGAGTCCACGTACAGCACGACGTACACGGTCTTCGGCAACGGCGAGATCAAGGTCGACAACACCCTGCACCCGGGGGCGCCGAACCTGCCGTACATCCCCGAGGTCGGCACCCTGCTGTTCCTGCCCCGCCGCCTGGACCGGCTGCACTACTACGGCCGGGGCCCGGAGGAGAACATGTGGGACCGCAACAACGCCACCGACGTGGGCCTGTACTCCGGCACCGTCCTTGGGCAGTGGACCTCCTACCTGCGCCCCCAGGAGAACGGCAACAAGACCGACGTCCGCTGGGCCGCGCTGACCGACGGCAGCGGACGCGGACTGCTCGTCTCCGGTGAGCCGCTGCTGGAGGTCAACGCCTCGCACTTCACCCCCGAGGACCTGTCGGTCGGGGCCCGCCACGACTACCAGCTCAACCCCAGGGACGCGGTGGTCCTCCGGGTCAACCACCGCCAGACGGGCGTGGGCGGCGACAACAGCTGGGGCGCCCACCCCCACGACGAGTTCAAGCTCTTCGCCAACCGCGACTACGCGTACACCTACCGGCTGCGTCCGCTGACGCGTGTGAGCGAGGCGATGCAGGCCTCGCGGCGGCCGACCGCCACGGAGTAA
- a CDS encoding ArsR/SmtB family transcription factor yields the protein MGHGAVIPAQDATERVRLDADNVTKVATTLQALSTPSRLLILARLREGPLPATELAAEVGMEQSACSHQLRLLRNLGLVVGERRGRSVVYALHDHHVAELLDQAVYHVEHLRLGISDAAD from the coding sequence ATGGGTCACGGAGCCGTCATTCCCGCGCAGGACGCCACCGAGCGCGTACGCCTGGACGCTGACAACGTCACGAAGGTCGCCACCACGCTCCAGGCCCTGTCCACACCCTCCCGCCTGCTGATCCTGGCGCGGCTGCGGGAAGGCCCGCTGCCGGCCACCGAGTTGGCCGCCGAGGTGGGCATGGAGCAGTCGGCCTGCTCGCACCAGCTGCGGCTGCTGCGCAATCTGGGTCTGGTGGTCGGCGAGCGCCGGGGCCGTTCGGTCGTCTACGCGCTGCACGACCACCATGTCGCCGAGCTGCTCGACCAGGCCGTCTACCACGTGGAACATCTGCGCCTGGGCATCAGCGACGCCGCCGACTAG
- a CDS encoding AlkA N-terminal domain-containing protein, which yields MHTDTERCVRAVQSKDARFDGWFFTAVLTTRIYCRPSCPVVPPKPENMVFHPSAAACQQAGFRACKRCRPDTSPGSPEWNQRADLVARAMRLIADGVVDREGVPGLAAGLGYSTRQVERQLLAELGAGPLALARAQRAQTARLLIETTALPMAQIAFAAGFASIRTFNDTVHEVFALSPSELRARTPKRQGASTPGALSLRLPFRTPLNPDNLFGHLAATAVPGVEEWRDGSYRRTLRLPYGHGIVALAPRPDHIACRLTLSDLRDLTVAISRCRRLLDLDADPVAIDEQLRTDPVLAPLVDKAPGRRVPRTVDEAEFAVRAVLGQQVSTAAARTHAARLVTAHGEPVDDPEGGLTHLFPAPEALAALDPETLAMPRTRRTTFTTLVRALADGDLHLGVESDWPRTRAQLLALPGFGPWTADVIAMRALGDPDAFLPTDLGIRRAARELDLPSTPAALTARAATWRPWRAYAVQYLWATDSHPINFLPV from the coding sequence ATGCACACCGACACCGAGCGCTGCGTACGCGCCGTCCAGTCCAAGGACGCGCGGTTCGACGGATGGTTCTTCACGGCCGTCCTGACGACCCGCATCTACTGCCGTCCCAGTTGCCCGGTCGTGCCGCCCAAGCCGGAGAACATGGTCTTCCACCCGAGCGCGGCGGCCTGTCAGCAGGCCGGGTTCCGGGCCTGCAAGCGCTGCCGGCCCGACACCAGCCCCGGCTCCCCGGAGTGGAACCAGCGCGCCGACCTCGTGGCCCGCGCCATGCGGCTGATCGCCGACGGCGTCGTGGACCGCGAGGGCGTGCCCGGCCTCGCCGCCGGCCTCGGCTACAGCACCCGCCAGGTCGAGCGCCAGCTGCTCGCCGAACTGGGCGCGGGCCCGCTCGCACTCGCCCGCGCCCAGCGCGCCCAGACGGCTCGGCTGCTCATCGAGACGACGGCCCTGCCGATGGCGCAGATCGCCTTCGCCGCGGGCTTCGCCTCGATCCGCACCTTCAACGACACCGTCCACGAGGTCTTCGCCCTCTCCCCGAGCGAGCTGCGCGCCCGCACCCCGAAGCGCCAGGGCGCGAGCACCCCCGGCGCACTGTCCCTGCGGCTGCCGTTCCGGACCCCGCTCAACCCCGACAACCTCTTCGGCCACCTCGCCGCCACGGCCGTACCCGGCGTCGAGGAGTGGCGCGACGGCTCCTACCGGCGCACGCTGCGGCTGCCGTACGGCCACGGCATCGTGGCCCTCGCTCCCCGCCCCGACCACATCGCCTGCCGCCTCACCCTCAGCGACCTGCGCGATCTGACCGTCGCCATCAGCCGCTGCCGCCGCCTGCTCGACCTGGACGCCGATCCGGTGGCGATCGACGAGCAGCTGCGCACGGACCCGGTCCTGGCACCGCTGGTCGACAAGGCGCCAGGCCGGCGCGTCCCGCGTACGGTCGACGAGGCCGAATTCGCCGTCCGGGCCGTGCTCGGCCAGCAGGTCTCCACCGCCGCCGCCCGCACCCACGCGGCCCGCCTGGTCACCGCGCACGGCGAACCGGTGGACGACCCCGAGGGCGGCCTCACCCACCTCTTCCCGGCCCCCGAGGCCCTCGCGGCGCTGGACCCCGAGACACTCGCGATGCCCCGCACCCGCCGCACGACCTTCACCACCCTGGTCCGCGCCCTCGCCGACGGGGACCTCCACCTCGGCGTGGAGAGCGACTGGCCGCGCACCCGCGCCCAGCTCCTCGCCCTGCCCGGCTTCGGTCCCTGGACGGCCGACGTCATCGCCATGCGCGCCCTCGGCGACCCCGACGCCTTCCTCCCCACCGACCTCGGCATCCGCCGCGCCGCCCGGGAACTCGACCTGCCCTCCACGCCCGCCGCGCTCACCGCCCGCGCGGCGACCTGGCGCCCCTGGCGGGCCTACGCCGTCCAGTACCTTTGGGCGACCGACAGCCACCCGATCAACTTCCTACCGGTATAA
- a CDS encoding methylated-DNA--[protein]-cysteine S-methyltransferase has product MKHHTVTDSPYGPLTLVAEGGVLCGLYMTDHRHRPPEETFGPRDDTLFAETEEQLKAYFAGELKEFTVELRLNGTPFQRSVWDQLHRIPYGETRTYGELADALGTPTASRAVGLANGRNPVSIIVPCHRVIGANGSLTGYGGGLERKQRLLDFERGAALF; this is encoded by the coding sequence GTGAAGCACCACACCGTGACCGACAGCCCCTACGGCCCCCTCACCCTCGTCGCCGAGGGCGGCGTCCTGTGCGGCCTCTACATGACCGACCACCGCCACCGCCCGCCGGAGGAGACCTTCGGTCCCCGCGACGACACCCTGTTCGCCGAGACGGAGGAGCAACTGAAGGCCTACTTCGCGGGTGAGCTCAAGGAGTTCACCGTCGAACTGCGCCTGAACGGCACCCCGTTCCAGCGCAGCGTCTGGGACCAGCTGCACCGCATCCCCTACGGCGAGACCCGCACCTACGGCGAACTCGCCGACGCCCTCGGCACCCCGACCGCCTCACGCGCGGTCGGCCTCGCCAACGGCCGCAACCCCGTCAGCATCATCGTCCCCTGCCACCGCGTCATCGGCGCGAACGGAAGCCTCACGGGATACGGGGGCGGGCTGGAGCGCAAGCAGCGCCTGCTGGACTTCGAGCGGGGGGCCGCACTCTTCTAG